In Zingiber officinale cultivar Zhangliang unplaced genomic scaffold, Zo_v1.1 ctg128, whole genome shotgun sequence, the sequence GGGCACCTGGACTACCCCTGAGCGCCTGGACTAAGGCCTATATGATCCTACTTCATTACTGGATCATCCACCTCTGAGCGCATGAACCACCCCCAGTGCCTGGATCATCAACGTGACTGCACCTCGATGAAGCTCAATCCAGTAGTCTCTATCCACTCTCGAGCACCTAAACTAGCCCCAGGCGTCTGGTGCTCCAGGTGTCTGGACGCTGATGTGTGCTGGCCAGTCAGAGTACTCCAACTCATCTACATGGGTGGCTGGGTTTCGGCAATCCATGCACCTGGATTGGCTCAGGGCGCCTGGACCCTCTCCGGGCACATGGAAACCCTTTCTTTAGCTTTCACTTTCCTACACTATAGAGTTAGATCAATAAGTATAATATGAAAAATAGATATTTTGACAGTCTCGAGATTGTTCggtcctccagttgcttacctcacttACCCTTTACAGACTTAACTCTTGACCCACCAAATCTTCCTGTCCAATGTTCCATTTGGATTTCAGCTAATTATCAAGTCCTACAAACTCAATTGAACTTTCTGTCAAATATCAACATATATGATCTTCTATGCCAGTTATCAACCTAACTAGACTTCAGCCGTAGTTGAGACTCAAACCCTACATCGCTTGATTTTCTATTGGATGACTTAACCATTTCACCATTGTCCTGGATGCATCAAACATACACTCATTATTGCAAAAGATAATTACACTTACCTCTCTCACAGTCCATTTCTatgttatataaaaaaaaataaattatgagaTCAACTTATAATCAATCATCAAATTTAATATTTGGCTAGAGAATAAgagttttttttctaaaaacatgCGCTCATTAATTTCTTACCTTATTATAGTATATCTGTCACCAACTAGCACTCGCGAGGACATTACACATATACACTCATGGCCTTATGGTGAGAGTAAAGGTACCGAGAAATGCAACCATCATTGTGGGTTCGATTCCATTTGACATTACGATTGACCAATTTGAATCAAGTGTTCATCCTGATGGAAAGTTGCATTCCCTTCGTTCCACGGTCGTGCATATGGAATGAATGCCGCACCTTTAACACACTCACATAGAAAGAATAATCATTTTACTCCTAAGAGGGGGCGTacaatcaaattaacaattacaCAATTACTGTATGAGAATTGACACTATAATACTTCATACGTGAAAATTATTCCTGTTTACtcatcaaatataaaaaaaaatggaaacaaTTATATCAGTTGTGGCTCCATTGCATTTCATCATTAATTCAATTCCATCCTGTTTCTAGTTCATTTCACCTTAGGAAAAGCAACACTGTAATAAGAATATAATTAAGAACACGTTCTAATTCCCTGAAAACGTAAAGTAACAGATGAAAGGAGTCGACAATCTCGTGATCAGATGTTGGTTGGTACCTACATCAAATTAAACTATCAAAGGCTCATTATTATCATTAATAACTTTGCACGTATGGCAAACAGCGATTTTAGAACCTCCAGCTGTCCTAATTTTACACATTTATCTTGCATGATGAATATGAAAGCGGTTTGTAGACAACTACaagttatatatataaagaaattaaTCAGGCTAACTAAATTtcggatatttatttctgtttcTAATCCTAACCAGTGTTGGACATTGGGAAACAAATCATCTCTAACATATATAGATGCTAGATATGCAATTGCCTTACGGAGAGCTATTGAATTTACAAGGCACAtcacgagagagagagagaaaaaaaaaaacaggttCCACTTATGCTTGATATTTAAATTTGCCATATACAAATTGAATAATTTCACGACTTGATAAAGTGGCTTCATTGATCACCACCATGCATGTTTTGTCAGAAGTTTGAGCGATCACACGATCAATCATAGGTCAAACTCCTGGGAAAGCCTCTCCCAGCATTGAAAGAAAGAGCCCAATGAACTGTTCCGAACTCAACATATCAAATGGTTATCAAAGAATGGATTAACCTTCGTCGTCAAAGCATATTCCCTTTTCTAAATTTAACTAAAATATAATGCTTGTTTCACAAAATTTCAgaaattatgttatataatttcctcctattattattattattattattattattattattattattattgtcaaCGAGGGATATAAAACTGGAGGAGGTTAGTTTCATGGTAGTTACCCACTGTGTTCTTAGAAAATTAGGTTGTTCACGTTGCTTGCCGACATGCAATCGGACTTTGAATTCTTTaactgaataaataaataaaaattttattaatacaaAGACCAAGAAGTTTGAAATTTTGAATACCTACTTCCTCCTCATTAGTCATAAGATTGACTTGAGAGAATATCCATTGaatttgtttcttcaactttattTGTTTAATATGATCACTACGCTACGCCTGAACAGATTTCAATTTTTTCCTTCCTCAACGGTCCTTTTAAAATTGCAGAATGAACTACTCGACCATTTAATTAGTTTTATATTTGACATATAAACTGTTAGATTCAGTCAAACAACTGCAAAACAATACATATATTATTGTGAAGAACCATTTGTACACTTTTATTTTTATTCCATTATTTACACaaccaaaataaaattaattaaaagatgAACACATTTCTAAAAAAGGCAAAATTTGAATAGAAAGGTAGGCCACCATTTAGTTGATTCCAAGAGGCGACAATGATGCTCGCAACTTCAATTCTTGTATGGCTGAATGCACTGAGACATTACGAATTATGTATTTATGAGAAAGCCTTTGTTTGGTCACAGGAGATGTATCATATCGCTCAAGCCATGCTTTAATGGCTCTGTACTCGTATGTGTAACCATCAGCAGCAACAtagggatcatccatcacttcctgcATTCAGATATCGATTTTTTTTCAGCAAATTATTGGccagcaaataaaaaaaaaaaaggcaagaaGATTTTAGTTTTACCTGTAGTATGGGACAGAGACAATGCTTTGGCAAAACGATCTTGTCTTGTCTACTTTTGAAGTATCCATTTCCCTCGTTCACTATATTCTGAAGCTCCGGTAAAATTTCCAAATTGAGATCAGGTCGATCCCTGCATTTCAATTGTGTACACCGCAGAGCGAGTTTAGCTAAACTCTCAGCCTCAGCAAGAGGCCAATCAGTGATTGATTTGTCGAGCACACGAGTGAAGTTTCCTTCTTTGATTGCTTCCTCCATGCTCATTATCAATCCTTTTGGATGCTTCCCTGTCAGCAGTTGTAGCGCAACCATGCCCCAGGCATAGAGATCCGACTTGGGGCGGATTGTACCTGTCCTTTGGTATTCTGGATCCATGTAAAAGAATGTACCAGCAAGAACAGTTTCTTTGTATTCTGTAAGACCATCGGGCACCACTTCCGAGAGGAGTTTAGCTAGTCCGACATCTCCAATCTTGCTCACGTAGTTGCTATCCAACAAGATGTTCCCTGGCTTAAGATCACGGTGAACTATAGGCTCAGGCTTGTTGCCGTGAAGAAAAGAGAGTCCTAGAGCTACTTCATAAAGAATACGGAACCGGATAGTCCAAGGAAGCGGCTTCTTGCCATCGCCAAATAGTACATCTTCTAAGCTTCCATTTTCCATGTATTCATACACAAGACAACCATTCTCAGGGCAGACTCCAAGGAGTGAAACCATGTGAGTATGATGAAGTCGGCTAAGAATTTCTATCTGCACAAGTTTGAAATTACTAGTTACATCTATTCCCTCTGTCAAATGGGCCAATAGTGTTTTATGATTTACATTTACCTCTCTAAGAAATTGCTCTCTCTTGTCTCGTTTATCATGAAGGAGAACCTTGACGGCTACAGTGGTTTCATCAAGAGTGCACTTGTAGACACTGCCACAACTTCCCTCTCCTATTTTCTTGTCTTCAGAAAAGTTATCAGTAGCCACTTCTATTTCATCCTTGGAATATTTTTGGCACCATTTGCTATTTGagaaatctattatttctgatttctgaaaagACACCTTGGCAGTTGCAGGTTCTGCATTCTGTCTTTGTAGGGTCTCTTGCACAAGTGAAGCTAATTGCTTAGCTTCCTCAACTTCTTTCACAGCTTTCAAATGTTTTGCTCTTTCTTCTGCAGcaatttttttcaatattttctcCCTCTCTAACGCATCCTTCACTTTCCTTTCAGCTAAAGAGCATTCAGTGGAAAGTAATTGAACCTGCACAAAATAAAGTAGTAGATTTTTTAGGAAACAAAAGTCAGGTGATAAAAGAAGTGATGAAACAACAAGAGAATCTGTGTGGAGTGGTTTCGAGAGGAAAAGAAAACACCATGATAATGGAGGAGCAAAAGTTTCATCCAGAAACAAGCCAAAACTTCCCCCAAAAAATTGACAAAATAAGAAGGTACTACGATATATACAATAAAAATCCCAGCCTTGCCAGGGGACTTGACATCTTGATCAGATAAATAAACATCAAAACTAATACGCATTGCCACAAGCACAAATTAATTAAGGCAACATGTGCTTCATATGCATCATTAGTTCCTCGTAAGGAAAATAATCTAATATGAAGCACCTAAGACAGATCCAGCTTTAGTCAAAATAGCAAGAAACTTGGTAAAACCTTTGTCTTTGCATGAAACAAGTCGTCACAAATTTGATGATACTTGGCAAGAGTGCTTTGTAACTCCTTCCTTAACTTTGATACTTCAGCTGAAGATTCACCCTGGAGATTGTTTTAGACAAGTATCACTAATTCAGCACGTAGCACCATCGTTTACTACGAGCTCAAATTCAAATAAGCCCGAATAACATAATTATATACTGTgtcaaagagagagagagagaacctTTTTAGCTGAGTGGAAGACCATAAAAGACATGTCTTTAATATAGTCCAGAAAACCAAATTTCTTGTGTGTAGGAACTTTTACTATTTCATTACTTAATTCTCCTTCATCGTGTACTTCACTAAATTGCGAAGTTTCAGAATATGTACTGATGAATGACTTCTGGTCGCTGGTGGGATAAGCATGCAAGCCAACACCTGTCAACAGTGATTTTTAAGGCTTTATGTTCATCTTCGGCTCAATAAATGCAAACAATGCTCTTCATCAAGGCAAGAAGTCCTATTTCCTACCTCTCCGACCAAGTAACTTGTGGCTGATGGCTTCTACATGGGTGCTACAGTTAGCATCTGCAATAACAAAAGTCATGTGTGCTTGTAGGTAAGCAAGAATATGTCAAAATATCATTTATTCAGT encodes:
- the LOC122035988 gene encoding U-box domain-containing protein 34-like isoform X1, whose translation is MMMPYTGEGASEAAVAVAVCGGLGGGRRSRRAVRWAAKYLVPHAHRVVLVHVIPAIASIPSPSGELVPVDCVGKDVVEMYVRDQKSIAQRVFLEFRQLCGTNNIDTVVLEGGDPASALLKYASDSGTKNLVLGSSSNFLRRILKGSDVPTTILKHSSNSCNLFVVSRYKLVMKFANQLPADDANCSTHVEAISHKLLGRRGVGLHAYPTSDQKSFISTYSETSQFSEVHDEGELSNEIVKVPTHKKFGFLDYIKDMSFMVFHSAKKGESSAEVSKLRKELQSTLAKYHQICDDLFHAKTKVQLLSTECSLAERKVKDALEREKILKKIAAEERAKHLKAVKEVEEAKQLASLVQETLQRQNAEPATAKVSFQKSEIIDFSNSKWCQKYSKDEIEVATDNFSEDKKIGEGSCGSVYKCTLDETTVAVKVLLHDKRDKREQFLREVNVNHKTLLAHLTEGIDVTSNFKLVQIEILSRLHHTHMVSLLGVCPENGCLVYEYMENGSLEDVLFGDGKKPLPWTIRFRILYEVALGLSFLHGNKPEPIVHRDLKPGNILLDSNYVSKIGDVGLAKLLSEVVPDGLTEYKETVLAGTFFYMDPEYQRTGTIRPKSDLYAWGMVALQLLTGKHPKGLIMSMEEAIKEGNFTRVLDKSITDWPLAEAESLAKLALRCTQLKCRDRPDLNLEILPELQNIVNEGNGYFKSRQDKIVLPKHCLCPILQEVMDDPYVAADGYTYEYRAIKAWLERYDTSPVTKQRLSHKYIIRNVSVHSAIQELKLRASLSPLGIN
- the LOC122035988 gene encoding U-box domain-containing protein 34-like isoform X2 — protein: MMMPYTGEGASEAAVAVAVCGGLGGGRRSRRAVRWAAKYLVPHAHRVVLVHVIPAIASIPSPSGELVPVDCVGKDVVEMYVRDQKSIAQRVFLEFRQLCGTNNIDTVVLEGGDPASALLKYASDSGTKNLVLGSSSNFLRRILKGSDVPTTILKHSSNSCNLFVVSRYKLVMKFANQLPADDANCSTHVEAISHKLLGRRGVGLHAYPTSDQKSFISTYSETSQFSEVHDEGELSNEIVKVPTHKKFGFLDYIKDMSFMVFHSAKKGESSAEVSKLRKELQSTLAKYHQICDDLFHAKTKVQLLSTECSLAERKVKDALEREKILKKIAAEERAKHLKAVKEVEEAKQLASLVQETLQRQNAEPATAKVSFQKSEIIDFSNSKWCQKYSKDEIEVATDNFSEDKKIGEGSCGSVYKCTLDETTVAVKVLLHDKRDKREQFLREIEILSRLHHTHMVSLLGVCPENGCLVYEYMENGSLEDVLFGDGKKPLPWTIRFRILYEVALGLSFLHGNKPEPIVHRDLKPGNILLDSNYVSKIGDVGLAKLLSEVVPDGLTEYKETVLAGTFFYMDPEYQRTGTIRPKSDLYAWGMVALQLLTGKHPKGLIMSMEEAIKEGNFTRVLDKSITDWPLAEAESLAKLALRCTQLKCRDRPDLNLEILPELQNIVNEGNGYFKSRQDKIVLPKHCLCPILQEVMDDPYVAADGYTYEYRAIKAWLERYDTSPVTKQRLSHKYIIRNVSVHSAIQELKLRASLSPLGIN